The region ACGGCGGCGTCGCCGAACACCTCGATTCCGCTGTCGGCGGCGGTGCGCCTGCGCACGATGGCCAGCAACAGATCCTTGGCCGCCCCGCGCAGTGCGGCGTCGCCCTTGCCGTGTTCGTGCGACCAGGTGATGCCGTCCTCGGCGTCACTGGTGATGGTCCACTCCCCGCTGGGGCCCAGCCCGTCGTCGGTCGCGTGCAGGTGCAGCGTCTGCCCGAGGGCGAGGGGCAACGCGCGCGGTCTTGCTTCGACGCTGACCCGCTCGATCCATTCGCTGATCGCGTCGGCGGCCACCTCAGCGGGCAGGTCGTAATCCACCCCCAACGCCATTGCGGCGTCGGCGCGGTGCACGGTGGCCTCGTGCAGTCGCCGACGGATCCACCAGCCGCACGGACGTAGGCCCAGAAACGTCCACACCCGGGTCTCTGGTCCGACGCGGTCCACCGCGTCGATGACCAGGTCCGCGCTCGCGTTCAGCCAGTCGATCGCGCCGTCGATGTCGTCGGGTGGTTTGCCGTCGCGGACATCACGCGGGTCCAACGGTTCGGATCTGCGGTCGGCGATGATCTGTGCAGCCCAACGGTTTCCGCGTCCGACGTGGCGGAACAGCTGTTTGATCGTCCAGTCGGGGCAGGTCGGTACGGGCGTCGACGGGTCCGCTCCACGGATGAGCTCGCCGAAGTCCCGGGTCTGATCGCGCAGCGCCGCTCGAAAATCCACGCTACGAACCTACAGCGGTGCGCGCCCTTCCAAGTGTGATCGGTAGGGATGCCCATCCCCGCAACACCCGGGTGTCGCGACGGCTGCCGTTGCCGGCAAGTCGCGCATCCGGGAAGCGCTCGAAGAACGTGCGCAGCCCGACCTGGCCTTCCTGGCGGGCCAACGCGGCGCCGAGGCAGAAGTGCCTGCCGCCGGAGAACGACAGATGCTTGCCCGCGTTCTCGCGTTCGACGTCGAAGCGGTGCGGATCGGCGAACACCTTCGGATCGCGGTTGGCGCCTGCCAGGTAGATGATGATGCCCTCGCCGGCGCGGACCACCGCGCCGGGCAGTTCGGTGTCGACGGCCGCCACCCTGGCCGTCATCTGGACCGGCGACTCCAGGCGCAGAATCTCCTCGACCGCGGTGGGCCACAACTCCGGCTGCGCCTGCAGCTTCTCCAGTTGCTCGGGCGCGTCGAGCAGCATCCGAATTCCGTTGCCCAGCAAGTTCACTGTGGTTTCGAAGCCGGCCGCCAGCACGAGGCCTGCGGTGGCCAGCAGCTCATCGTTGCTCAGCCGCGCGCCTTCGGCGCTGTTTGCCGACGCCTGGATCAGCTGGCTCATCAGGTCGTCACCGGGGTTGCGCCGCAAATGATCCAGATGATCGGACAGCCAGTTGTTGAAGCCCTCGATGCCGCGGTACACCTGGCGGTACTGCTGCCAACTGACCCCCATGTCGAGGCTCGGTGCGCCGAGCTCACCGAATTCCAGAATGCGTGGCCGCGCCTCGTCGGGCACGCCGAGGATGTCGCCGATCACGGTGACGGGCAACTGGGAGCAATACCGGTCGACGATGTCCACGGTGCCCCCATCGTCGATCAGTTCGTCGAGCAACCGATCCGCGGTGGCCTGCACCCGATCCCGCAGCGCCGCAACGGCTCTGGTGGTGAACACCGACGACACCAGTTTGCGGTACCGGGTGTGGTCGGGCGGTTCGACCGACAGCATCGACGGCGGCTCCACCGGATGTAGCAGCCCCGGATCGGTGTGCCGGACCACCCACTGCAGCGGTTTGGGCAGGGTGGACCCGAATGCGATGACACGGAAGTCGTCGGAGCGCAGCAGGTCGTTGGCGATCTTGTGGTCGACGGTCATGTACATCAGCCGGCACTTGACGATCGGCCCCATGCCGCGCAGTTCGTCGATGAACGGGACGGGGTTGCGGCGCAACTGGCGATCGGAGATGAGCCGGCCCTGCGGGTCGCCGCGACGGGCGAGCCTCCGCGAGGTGGCACGGACGACGCCGTGCATGGCAAGCCAGCGGATGCGGTGCTTGATGACGCCCATGCGACTCCTCCAACCGAATTGTGGTTCGGTTATGTTCTGCGAGCTTACCGAATTACAATTCGGTATGGCAAGGACGCGGATTCCGGCGGCACAGCGACGGGCCCGCATCCTCGATGCGGCGGTCGAGACCTTCGCCGAGCACGGTTTCGCCGAGGCGAAGATGCAGGACATCGCCGCCCGCGCGGGCGTGGTGCCGTCGGTGCTCTACGACCATTTCGGCTCCAAACGCGAACTGCACATCACGCTGCTCGAACAGCACGCCGAGCAGATCAGGAACCGCTCGCTGCGGCACGTCGAGGGCGCGTCGGCGCAGCAGTTGGTCCGGGCGAGCATCGAAAGCTACTTCGAATCCGTCGAGCACGACCCGTTCATGTGGCGGTTTTTGCACCGCGATCCGCCCGCCGATCCGGAGGTCGCCGCGGTCTGTCAGGAGATCGCCGACCGGGGCACCGCGGCCATCGCCGATCTGATCCGATTCGGGGCGGCGGACGCGAAGTCGGTGAAGGGGATCACCGTCGACGACGCGGCCTGGATCCTGGCCCGCGCCACGCAGTCGGCGTGTTCAGGGGTGGCCACCTGGTGGTACGAGAACCGCGACGTGCCTCGCGAGCGGGTCGTCGAACTCGTCTACATGCTGCTGTGGCAGGGCTTCGACGGCATGCTCAAACAGGCGTCGGCAGGCTGACGCTCCTGCCGAGGCAGTAGATCCGCCATCCCGCGTTGGCCCACTGTCCGGTGTCGAGGCAATTGCGGCCGTCCACAATGACTTTCGCGCGTACGGTGCCGGCCAGTGCGGCGGGGTCGAGTTCGACGAACTCGCGCCATTCGGTGAGCACCAACACGGCGTCGGCGCGGTCCGCGGCCTCGACCACCGACGTCGAGTAGTTCAGCGTCGGGAACAGCCGCTGCGAGTTCTCGATCGCCTTGGGGTCGTAGACGTTGACCGTGGCGCCGTTGAGTTGCAGCATGCCCGCGACGTTGAGCGCGGGCGAGTCACGGACGTCGTCGGACTCCGGCTTGAACGCGGCGCCGAGCACCGCGATGTTGGCGCCAAGCAGCGACCCGCCGCACGCCTTGGTCGCCAACTCCACCATCCTGGTGCGGCGCCGCATGTTGATGCTGTCGACCTCGCGCAGGAACGTCAGCGCATGGTTGGCGCCCAGTTCACCGGCGCGGGCCATGAACGCGCGGATGTCCTTGGGCAGGCAGCCGCCGCCGAATCCGAGGCCCGCGTTGAGGAATCGACGCCCGATGCGGGGGTCGTAGCCCAGCGCGTCGGCAAGCAGGGTGACGTCGGCGTCGACGGCTTCGCACACCTCGGAGATCGCGTTGATGAACGAGATCTTCGTCGCGAGAAACGCGTTGGCCGACACCTTGACCAGTTCGGCGGTCTGCAAATCGGTGACCAGCAACGGCGCGCCGTCGGCCAGCAGCGGGGCGTACAGTTCGCGGATCGCGTCCTCGGCGTGGGTCGAATCACGTTGCACGCCAAGCACAATGCGGTCCGGATGCAGTGTGTCGTAGACGGCGAAGCCCTCACGCAGGAACTCGGGATTCCAGGCGATCTCGACGTCGACCCCCGCAGGGGCAAGCTCGCGTGCGCGGTGCGAGAGGTCGGCGGCGGTGCCGACGGGCACCGTCGACTTGCCGACGATCACCACGGACCTGCGCAGCCGCGGCACCAGCGCGTCGATGACGGCGTGCACGTGGCGCAGATCGGCGCCGTATTCGCCCTTCTTCTGCGGTGTTCCGACGCCGAGGAAATGCACGTCGGCGAAGTCCGCCGCCTCGTCGTAGTCGGTGGTGAACCGCAGCCGGCCCGCAGCGATGTTGTCGCTCAACACCTTCCGCAGACCAGGCTCGTAGAACGGGATGTCGCCGGAGGACAACTTGGCGACCTTGCCTGCGTCGATGTCGACACCGATCACGTCGTGGCCGAGTTCGGCCATGCCGGCGGCGTGTGTCGCGCCGAGATAGCCCGTGCCGAATACGGTGCATCGCATACTGCTTCTATATGCAGCCGCGATGAGCTAACCGCTACGTGAACCCAAGCGTCAGACCAACGCTGGGTTACCAGTGGTGTTCGACGGTCAGCCGCGGCAGAAGATCAGGAAGCAGCTGGGTCCGCGACCGCCGTGACCGCCGCCGGAGCCCGGGTATCCGCCGCCGGGGTATCCGCCACCGTTGCCGGGGTAATTGCCTCCGCCACCGGGGCCCGGGTAGTCGCCTCCGTGCCCGGGTGACTGCGGATAGTCCGGCTCGTCGTGCTGCCACGGCGGACTCCACGGCGGTTTGGGCCGTGGGTAGTACGCGGGCGGCGGGATGTACGGGTTGTAGATGGGCGGGTTGTACACCGGCGGCGGGATGTACGGAACCGGCGCGGGCGCCACAGGAGGCGGCGCGGGCGGCGCCTCGGGAGCGGGCGGCGGTGCGGCCGGTGCGGGCGGCGGCGCCTGCGGGGCGGGCGCCTGCTCGACGAACACCTGACGCGGCGCCTGCTTGGGCGCGGGCGCTTCCTGCACGGCGACCGGCACCGGCGGCTTGATGGTCTCGGCCGCGGGCGGGGGTGCCGGCGGCGCGATGGGCTGTTGTGCCTCCTGCACCGGGGCCGGTGCGGCGGCGGGGGGCGCCCCTGGGGGGCGCGCGGGCTGTCGGCCCGGGGTCGGGTGCCGGTCCAACCGCGGGCCGGCGTCCCTGGGCCACGGCAGTAGCACCTCTCCCACCTCCGGCCTCTCCGATCAGGGCGCGCCTGCACCGGGGCCGGTGCGGCGGGCGGGGCCACCTTGGTGGGCGCGATGGCGTTCGGCCCGGGATCGGGTCGCTGGTCAACCGTCGGCCGGATGCTCACGGCCAGCGAAATAACAAGTGCCACAACGCCGATCACGAAGATCGAGGTCAGCGCGCTGCCGACGAGCAGGAATGGCTTACGTCCCTCTTCGGGAGCTACTTCCTCGAGGTCGGTCCGCGCGTCGGCATCGAGGGGTGCCATCTGGGTCTCGGCCGCGGCGAGCGCGGTGTACGCATTGCCTGCGGTGGTGCCGTCGGGGTCTTGCGAGTAGGCAAGGCCGACGGTGGAGGCTTCGAGAGCGGGCGCGTGCGCAGAGGCCAGCGCCGCGCCGCGGGCCAACGCGACGTCGGCGTCGTCAGGCGCGCTGACGGGGATGCTGACGAGGTGCTCGAGATGCGCCTTCACGGCGCTGACGTCGACGCCGGAGCCGACGACGAACATGCCTTGCGGCGGCGAGTCCTGCGCGTCGACGGCGGCGGCCATGTCCGCGAGCACGGCCATCGCGTCACCGCTGTGCAGCGAGCGACTCAGCACCTTGACGATCGAACCGTCCTCGGTCTGCACCACCGACAGGGTGGCGGTGTCGCGATCGATGAACAGCAGCGCGGTGGTGGCGTATCCGACGGCGCGTCCCACCGCTTGGGCGAGGGCCCCGGCGGCGTGGCCGTCGGAGACCAGCATCACGTCGTCGATGCCGCGGGCGGCCAGTGTGTCGCGCAGTGTGGACGCCTCGGCGTGGTCGCTCCACGTGACGCCGATCGACTTGAGATGATGACCGCCTGCGGCGGCGCTCTCCTTGGTGCCGAGGATGGCCTCGACGACCTGTTCTGCCGCGTTGGCAGACGTTGCTGAGCCGTCGACAGCAGCCACGTCGAAAGCGTCGTGATCGACGATCGCGCCGTCGGCCTTCTCGCCCTCAACCAGCACCATGCGGACCGTCGTAGGTGTCATTGACACACCTAATACGATGTCCACTGACCCTCCAAAAGTGTTTGCTACGCTATCTAGATTTCCGTTCAGGCCTCACCAAATACGAGCCGACGACCCGATGATTCATCGTCGCAGCCAGCCTGGCCGTTACATCCCGCGGCGTTAGCTGAGAAGCGGTCACCTGCGCCGGTAATAAAACCCTACTCGGGTCAACGACAACGGGCGTCGGCCCGTTCAAATTCCGCTGCGAAGAGACGCGTCAGCCTTCTTCGGCGGTCTCGGGCCGCGGCCCGGGAACCCCGAAGTCGCCGAAGGTGGTCGGCCGGCGCGACGGCTGGTATCCGTGCACGGCTTCGGCGTACGCGGTCTCGGCGTGCTGGGTGAAGTCGACGCCGGTGGTCTCGTCCTCGGCGCTGATCCGGAAGCCCATCACCCGGTCGATGATCTTGCCGAGCAGATACGACACCCCGAATGCGTAGGCGCCGACGACCACCGCAGCGAGCGCCTGCTTACCGAGTTGGCCGAGGCCGCCGCCGTAGAACAGACCGTGCGCGCCGCCGGTCATCACCGGCGTGGCCAGCAGGCCGATCAGCAGCACACCGACCACACCGCCGACGAAGTGCACGCCCACGACGTCGAGCGAATCGTCGTAGTTGAA is a window of Mycobacterium sp. 3519A DNA encoding:
- a CDS encoding maleylpyruvate isomerase family mycothiol-dependent enzyme produces the protein MDFRAALRDQTRDFGELIRGADPSTPVPTCPDWTIKQLFRHVGRGNRWAAQIIADRRSEPLDPRDVRDGKPPDDIDGAIDWLNASADLVIDAVDRVGPETRVWTFLGLRPCGWWIRRRLHEATVHRADAAMALGVDYDLPAEVAADAISEWIERVSVEARPRALPLALGQTLHLHATDDGLGPSGEWTITSDAEDGITWSHEHGKGDAALRGAAKDLLLAIVRRRTAADSGIEVFGDAAVWDGWLEHTPF
- a CDS encoding cytochrome P450, translated to MGVIKHRIRWLAMHGVVRATSRRLARRGDPQGRLISDRQLRRNPVPFIDELRGMGPIVKCRLMYMTVDHKIANDLLRSDDFRVIAFGSTLPKPLQWVVRHTDPGLLHPVEPPSMLSVEPPDHTRYRKLVSSVFTTRAVAALRDRVQATADRLLDELIDDGGTVDIVDRYCSQLPVTVIGDILGVPDEARPRILEFGELGAPSLDMGVSWQQYRQVYRGIEGFNNWLSDHLDHLRRNPGDDLMSQLIQASANSAEGARLSNDELLATAGLVLAAGFETTVNLLGNGIRMLLDAPEQLEKLQAQPELWPTAVEEILRLESPVQMTARVAAVDTELPGAVVRAGEGIIIYLAGANRDPKVFADPHRFDVERENAGKHLSFSGGRHFCLGAALARQEGQVGLRTFFERFPDARLAGNGSRRDTRVLRGWASLPITLGRARTAVGS
- a CDS encoding TetR/AcrR family transcriptional regulator, which gives rise to MARTRIPAAQRRARILDAAVETFAEHGFAEAKMQDIAARAGVVPSVLYDHFGSKRELHITLLEQHAEQIRNRSLRHVEGASAQQLVRASIESYFESVEHDPFMWRFLHRDPPADPEVAAVCQEIADRGTAAIADLIRFGAADAKSVKGITVDDAAWILARATQSACSGVATWWYENRDVPRERVVELVYMLLWQGFDGMLKQASAG
- a CDS encoding UDP-glucose/GDP-mannose dehydrogenase family protein, producing the protein MRCTVFGTGYLGATHAAGMAELGHDVIGVDIDAGKVAKLSSGDIPFYEPGLRKVLSDNIAAGRLRFTTDYDEAADFADVHFLGVGTPQKKGEYGADLRHVHAVIDALVPRLRRSVVIVGKSTVPVGTAADLSHRARELAPAGVDVEIAWNPEFLREGFAVYDTLHPDRIVLGVQRDSTHAEDAIRELYAPLLADGAPLLVTDLQTAELVKVSANAFLATKISFINAISEVCEAVDADVTLLADALGYDPRIGRRFLNAGLGFGGGCLPKDIRAFMARAGELGANHALTFLREVDSINMRRRTRMVELATKACGGSLLGANIAVLGAAFKPESDDVRDSPALNVAGMLQLNGATVNVYDPKAIENSQRLFPTLNYSTSVVEAADRADAVLVLTEWREFVELDPAALAGTVRAKVIVDGRNCLDTGQWANAGWRIYCLGRSVSLPTPV